From a single Gimesia fumaroli genomic region:
- a CDS encoding arylsulfatase translates to MLLRFVFLSTLLCCLTGYFSPVSEAAEQKPNIIFIMADDLGYAELGCYGQTKIKTPHIDKLAADGMKFTQAYAGCMVCQPSRSVLMTGQHTGHTAVRANDLNQLLYEEDKTVAEVLKAAGYATGMFGKWGLGYAGTSGQPLKKGFDTFTGQLLQVHAHFYYPFWIWHNNEKRMLPENENNQRGTYINDLLHEDAMNFIRENQSQPFFAYLPYIIPHVELVVPEESERPYRGKFPKKQILDPRPGYIGSEDGLTTFAGMVSRLDDNVGELVAMLEELGIRDNTLIIFTSDNGGQGGTWKEMTDFFNGNAPLRGHKGTMYEGGLRVPFIASWPGKIKPGTTSDLQIGFWDILPTFAQVAGTKVPEGVDIDGISFLPTLLGKGTQEKQKYLYWEYTKDKIRSRALRRGDWKVVQNRMNQPVELYDLGKDIGETKNLAKQHPEKVKELTKVMQQAHTEPRDFPQNLKPIGIKGYVK, encoded by the coding sequence CCGAGCTCGGTTGCTATGGTCAAACAAAAATCAAAACGCCGCACATCGACAAGCTGGCTGCAGACGGGATGAAGTTCACACAGGCATATGCAGGTTGTATGGTGTGTCAGCCTTCGCGGAGTGTGTTGATGACGGGGCAACACACGGGGCATACCGCCGTTCGTGCCAACGATCTAAATCAGCTGTTGTATGAAGAAGACAAAACCGTAGCCGAAGTGTTGAAAGCAGCCGGCTATGCAACGGGCATGTTCGGCAAGTGGGGCCTGGGTTATGCAGGAACGTCTGGACAGCCTTTGAAGAAGGGCTTTGATACCTTCACCGGCCAATTACTTCAGGTACATGCTCACTTTTATTATCCCTTCTGGATCTGGCACAACAATGAAAAACGGATGCTGCCGGAAAACGAAAATAATCAGCGGGGCACCTATATCAACGACCTGTTGCACGAAGATGCGATGAATTTCATTCGCGAAAATCAATCACAGCCTTTCTTCGCTTACCTGCCTTACATCATTCCGCACGTCGAACTGGTAGTGCCGGAAGAGTCCGAGCGTCCCTATCGCGGGAAGTTTCCTAAGAAGCAGATTCTGGACCCGCGTCCCGGCTATATCGGCTCGGAAGACGGCCTGACGACCTTTGCCGGTATGGTTTCACGTCTGGATGATAATGTAGGCGAACTCGTCGCGATGCTGGAAGAACTGGGCATTCGTGACAATACCTTGATCATCTTCACCTCTGACAACGGCGGGCAGGGGGGAACCTGGAAAGAAATGACCGATTTCTTTAACGGGAATGCACCACTTCGCGGTCATAAAGGAACGATGTACGAAGGGGGTCTGCGGGTGCCGTTCATCGCCAGTTGGCCGGGGAAGATCAAACCGGGAACAACGTCCGACCTGCAGATCGGCTTCTGGGATATTTTGCCCACCTTCGCACAAGTGGCAGGGACCAAAGTGCCGGAAGGCGTTGACATCGATGGCATTTCGTTTTTGCCGACGCTGCTGGGGAAAGGGACACAGGAGAAACAGAAATATCTCTACTGGGAATACACGAAGGATAAAATCCGTTCGCGTGCCCTGCGGAGGGGCGACTGGAAAGTGGTACAGAATCGCATGAATCAGCCGGTCGAACTGTATGATCTGGGTAAGGACATTGGTGAAACGAAGAATCTTGCCAAACAGCATCCAGAAAAGGTCAAAGAGTTGACCAAAGTCATGCAGCAGGCTCATACAGAGCCGCGTGATTTTCCTCAAAACTTGAAGCCCATCGGCATCAAAGGTTATGTGAAATAG